The Oscarella lobularis chromosome 12, ooOscLobu1.1, whole genome shotgun sequence genome window below encodes:
- the LOC136194188 gene encoding uncharacterized protein, with protein MILRIAVFVLIFYYEGTISQSPKTETSCNGDLKINCTSKLIAISSATFGEVNDCISRASVTPLCSSSKAVDVVRTACQNKNYCKIKAVGVTFGTKCSGKMLLNVSYTCLSGLQGDRYLRPLAVTKSSVQLRWQKHSNEDNNTKYVIERRDVPASQPSAIAGLSFEGFGYVNFDDSPFNGGKNFLTKLTFRTSAPNGLLFVAFKSDWSSYAYLQLTNGTLKFVTSSTRGSVEVSTTATLDDGQFHTVEAQKRDKDKETLKLTVDGTEISSSVQGGGRIDVQVESVYVGGMNSTQYVKDGVLSQTDGFIGCMNVNQLESGKTFDIKKSQSYENVRWSTNGCPPAVHAGMHFRGAGYAKLTLSPSLSSQLKVSFRMRTSWSNGLLLAAYSNGKGEFLFVESRVNGLDLRYRSGPSDGPFLVQVRPETVSLCDGAWHTVSLAIDAAFLVVTVDGFAHNTSCNITNVQMYSSDIMENVYLGGIQDSTPKIVQKALGYGVNLTSYGGCLADFKVNEQLVDYVKKRIVSLNVSFAGCPDFTWEGPTCVDQVLRVRSKGEGEESLTDNNGVKAFTEYLYRLAVKSGSGALVHTQWIVVRSGEDKSSKGPLPELEYDGSTGKGTFRWAGPPAIVKDFTSYEIYFAELYPGTAQPPSQSFTPIKDVSLPHISDVAALTMYTFTIKASLVSGSVTSSYSSVTTSGRECRRTLYRGMSYRGSTAVSADGKSCLNWSELSTYTNLLALYPEAGLGNHSYCRNPISENRTMPWCYTEEIGGCLNWAYCDIDECEDMTCYSTVDNGYGYRGSITDRDCVSWKKFNTFSVSQYAAAGLGDHRYCRNPDPLAKSNPWCYEDDGDIEDCSVSKCTNDGLPSVTYVCGGDSGRKETECIFPFLYKGKRFFECTTFERSVPWCSTKNVNGEMNKWSYCLCPKPSISIPQPTYSPPANGRIDGTCLLLPTTVPSTVTTTNFTTTASTLSATTHLSSASSVSAKESGGSSPMYIGIGVGMGLLFIAIVVVVAVFARRRGRRQSTDAYDLKEQAMEMDLRSSRIHSPSYAVVLPFENEDYEYRDSSVFQRSSGLPAEYCQPALTETTSTAAQIFQNPLFQDDGNYEVPVNLAQSQAISGKTAINELKDDIYWEPAKTEERLYDQLSTGKFRVLERSSVQLEEILGTGQFGTVERGIWTDKDSKSPIVVAVKTLKSESEENKVKFLQEAAIMGQFNHRNVVVMHGVVLTGRPLMVVLEILPKGDLKQFLQSIANEDTLPSDLPARLLQMSRDIAAGMEYLAKRCFVHRDLAARNVLLGEKLVCKIADFGLSRDLADDNYYVTKGGQIPFRWTAPEAINFRKYSASSDVWSYGIVLYEIWTVGKRPYGNTKNRAVLDLLETGYRLPPPPGCSYAIYKLMIECWNPDHHKRPTFNAISTRLSQPDEMLLANDANTESIQGSAGDDLEASESAYRFLQEGYKQGARDSAERSRLL; from the exons ATGATTCTTCGAATTGCCGTGTTTGTTCTTATTTTCTACTACGAAG GAACAATATCGCAGTCGCCCAAAACTGAAACATCCTGCAACGGCGATTTGAA aatcaactGTACAAGCAAGCTAATAGCGATTAGTTCTGCTACGTTCGGAGAAGTGAACGACTGCATATCGCGCGCTTCAGTTACTCCTCTTTGCAGCTCGTCTAA GGCTGTTGATGTTGTAAGGACGGCGTGCCAGAACAAAAACTATTGCAAAATAAAGGCTGTTGGTGTTACTTTCGGTACAAAGTGCTCAGGCAAAATGTTGCTAAACGTGTCGTACACATGTCTTTCCG GCCTACAGGGTGACCGTTATTTGCGCCCGCTTGCAGTGACAAAGTCATCAGTTCAACTTCGGTGGCAAAAGCACTCCAATGAAGACAACAATACGAAATACGTTatagaaagaagagacgttcCCGCGAGTCAACCAAGTGCCATTGCCGGATTATCTTTTGAAGGCTTTGGCTACGTCAATTTCGACGATAGTCCGTTTAATGGCGGAAAGAATTTTCTAACGAAACTAACCTTTCGAACCTCAGCGCCAAATGGACTTCTCTTCGTTGCTTTCAAGAGCGACTGGTCGTCGTACGCGTACCTACAGCTGACAAATGGGACGTTGAAATTCGTTACTAGTAGCACTAGAGGCTCTGTAGAAGTTTCTACAACAGCCACATTGGATGACGGTCAGTTTCATACGGTAGAGGCGCAGAAGAGAGATAAGGATAAAGAAACTCTCAAACTTACTGTTGATGGAACTGAAATATCTTCTTCCGTACAAGGCGGGGGGAGGATTGACGTCCAAGTGGAAAGCGTTTATGTTGGTGGAATGAATTCGACTCAGTACGTCAAGGACGGCGTTTTGTCTCAAACAGACGGATTCATTGGATGTATGAATGTGAATCAGCTTGAAAGCGGCAAAACATTTGATATAAAGAAAAGCCAGAGCTATGAGAACGTTCGCTGGAGCACCAATGGCTGTCCGCCCGCTGTTCATGCCGGAATGCATTTTCGAGGAGCTGGTTACGCAAAACTGACACTATCGCCTTCATTGAGCAGTCAACTTAAAGTCAGTTTTCGAATGAGAACGAGTTGGTCTAACGGTCTTCTTCTGGCCGCTTACAGCAACGGTAAAGGcgaatttctcttcgtcgagtCACGCGTCAATGGACTAGATTTGAGATACAGAAGTGGGCCATCGGATGGACCTTTCCTTGTTCAAGTTCGACCCGAAACAGTGAGCTTGTGTGACGGCGCGTGGCACACAGTGAGTTTAGCAATAGACGCAGCGTTTCTAGTCGTTACTGTGGACGGCTTTGCACACAACACCTCTTGCAATATAACCAACGTGCAGATGTATTCGTCTGATATTATGGAAAACGTTTATCTCGGAGGCATCCAGGACAGTACACCGAAAATCGTCCAAAAGGCGTTAGGATATGGCGTGAACTTGACGAGTTATGGAGGCTGTTTGGCAGATTTTAAAGTCAACGAACAGCTGGTTGACTAtgtaaagaaaagaattgtGAGTTTGAACGTCAGCTTTGCCGGATGTCCAGACTTCACGTGGGAGGGTCCAACGTGCGTAGATCAAGTGCTTCGCGTTCGttcaaaaggagaaggcgaagaaagtCTAACGGACAATAATGGAGTCAAAGCTTTTACAG AGTATTTGTATCGACTTGCCGTCAAAAGCGGATCCGGCGCTCTCGTTCACACTCAATGGATTGTCGTACGCTCAGGAGAAGACA AGTCATCCAAAGGGCCGTTGCCCGAGTTGGAGTACGACGGTAGCACAGGTAAAGGAACTTTTCGATGGGCCGGACCACCGGCAATTGTCAAGGACTTCACGTCATACGAGATATATTTTGCCGAACTTTACCCGGGAACTGCTCAGCCACCCTCTCAGTCGTTTACACCTATCAAAgatgtttctcttcctcataTTTCTGACGTTGCAGCGTTGACAATGTATACGTTTACAATTAAGGCTTCACTAGTCAGTGGCTCGGTCACCTCGAGTTATAGTAGCGTGACGACGAGTGGAAGAG AATGTCGTCGGACTCTCTATCGCGGCATGTCGTATCGCGGTTCGACTGCCGTTAGCGCGGACGGCAAATCGTGCCTCAATTGGTCTGAGCTGAGCACGTACACGAATCTTCTCGCTCTTTATCCGGAAGCGGGTTTGGGCAATCATTCGTATTGCCGCAACCCTATatcggaaaatcgaacgATGCCGTGGTGTTACACAGAAGAAATCGGCGGGTGTCTTAATTGGGCGTACTGTGATATAGACGAGTGCGAGG ACATGACATGTTACAGCACTGTGGACAACGGGTACGGGTATAGAGGATCAATTACGGATAGGGATTGCGTGTCGTGGAAAAAGTTTAATACGTTTTCCGTGTCTCAATACGCAGCAGCCGGACTTGGCGATCACAGATATTGTCGGAATCCCGATCCGCTAGCGAAGTCGAACCCGTGGTGTTATGAAGATGATGGAGACATAGAAGATTGCTCCGTTAGCAAGTGCACTAATG ATGGTCTTCCCTCAGTAACATATGTATGCGGAGGAGATTCTGGCAGAAAAGAAACCGAAtgcatttttccttttctctatAAAGGAAAGCGGTTTTTTGAGTGTACTACTTTTGAAAGGAGTGTTCCATGGTGTTCAACGAAAAACGTCAATGGAGAAATGAATAAGTGGTCATACTGCCTTTGTCCCA AGCCCTCAATTTCTATACCTCAACCTACCTATTCTCCTCCTGCAAATGGAAGAATCGACGGTACTTGTCTTTTACTTCCAACGACTGTACCTAGTACAGTAACAACGACTAACTTTACCACGACGGCGAGCACCTTGTCTGCAACTACTCATCTTTCCTCCGCATCTTCCGTATCAGCAAAAGAGTCTGGCGGTTCGTCTCCTATGTACATTGGAATAGGAGTAGGTATGGGGCTACTTTTCATTGCTATTGTTGTTGTGGTTGCCGTGTTTGCGCGTCGAAGAGGTAGACGCCAATCAACCGACGCGTACGATTTGAAAGAACAAG CCATGGAAATGGATCTGCGCAGTTCAAGAATACACTCACCCAGCTACGCTGTCGTGTTGCCCTTTGAAAATGAAGATTATGAATACCGCGATTCGTCCGTGTTTCAAAGGTCGTCCGGGCTGCCTGCCGAGTATTGTCAACCGGCTCTcaccgaaacgacgtcgacagccGCTCAGATATTCCAAAACCCGCTATTTCAAGACGACGGTAACTACGAAGTACCTGTCAACTTAGCTCAGTCACAGGCCATTTCTGGGAAGACG GCTATCAATGAGCTGAAAGACGACATCTACTGGGAGCCGGCAAAAACAGAAGAGAGACTGTATGATCAGTTAAGTACTGGAAAATTTCGCGTCTTGGAAAGGTCTTCCGTTCAGTTGGAAGAAATTCTGGGAACTGG TCAGTTTGGAACTGTTGAGAGAGGCATCTGGACGGATAAG GATTCCAAGTCTCCCATCGTCGTTGCCGTGAAAACGTTGAAATCAGAATCGGAGGAGAACAAGGTAAAGTTTCTTCAAGAGGCTGCTATTATGGGCCAGTTTAACCATCGAAACGTCGTGGTAATGCACGGAGTCGTCCTCACTGGGAGACCG TTGATGGTTGTTTTGGAAATTTTGCCGAAGGGTGATTTGAAGCAATTTTTGCAATCAATCGC AAACGAGGACACGTTGCCCTCGGATTTGCCTGCTCGACTACTGCAGATGTCTCGCGACATAGCAGCCGGAATGGAATATTTGGCAAAGCGCTGTTTTGTTCACAGG GATCTGGCGGCTCGTAACGTTCTACTTGGTGAAAAACTAGTTTGCAAG ATTGCGGACTTTGGCTTATCGAGAGACTTGGCCGACGACAATTACTACGTCACGAAAGGAGGACAAATTCCCTTCAGATGGACCGCTCCTGAg GCAATCAATTTCCGGAAGTATTCGGCGTCCAGTGACGTATGGAGTTATGGCATAGTCCTCTATGAAATTTGGACCGTGGGAAAGCGTCCTTACGGCAATACGAAGAACCGCGCCGTTCTTGACCTACTGGAAACTGGCTATCGTCTTCCTCCACCTCCGGGCTGTTCCTACGCTATTTATAAACTCATGATTGAGTGTTg GAATCCTGATCACCACAAACGACCCACCTTCAACGCAATATCCACTCGTCTCTCTCAGCCAGACGAAATGCTGTTGGCTAACGATGCGAATACCGAATCAATACAGGGAAGCGCGGGTGATGATTTGGAAGCGTCTGAGTCAGCGTACAGGTTTCTTCAGGAAGGATACAAG CAGGGAGCCAGAGACTCGGCAGAGAGATCGAGACTCCTTTGA
- the LOC136194196 gene encoding usherin-like, with the protein MILRIALFALIFCCEGTKSQSPATVCNGVVAINCQNKLIAISSATFEEVNSCAAGMQTSVNPPCNSSTAVDVVKTACQYKNYCRLGAADVTFGTTCSGAMLLSVSYTCVSGLLGDRYLHLLKVTKSSVELGWQKYSNEDSNTKYLIERRYVSLSQPSAIAGLSFEGLGYVKFDTNAFGGGKKFTTKLSFRTSASNGLLFVAFKKGWSSYAYLQLTNGKLKFAVKGDKGSVDISSVASLNDGQFHSVVAEKRESNTDTLKLTVDGILSSVDDNAGDQIDASVETVYVGGVTSRQWVQSGVLSQKDGFIGCINVTQLDDNSLDLLKNESYENVRWSTNGCPPAVQAGMHFRGAGYAQLTLSSSSSGQLQFSFRMRTSWPNGLLVAAYSSDRSDFLFVETRIDGLDLRYRKGFGVSDGPFLVRVRPRTLSLCDGAWHTVIVEIDTLSIVVIVDGITNSTSSEITDVQTYSSEIMENFYLGGMEHKGVSPTMDEVALGYGVNVTSYGGCLADFKVNGQLVDFAKKRFDSLNVSFAGCPDFAWGGPTCIDQVLHVGSKGNGKETLKDNNEVKSFTESSSGPLPQLEYDGTLGKGTFRWTGPPAIVKNVTSYEIEFAEVYPGTTVQPSALTFKDIKSVSLPHVSDIAALTMYTFKITASLTKGSITSDYATVTTNGRECRRTLYRGASYRGSAAVSADGKSCLNWSELNTYSNLLALYPEAGLGNHSYCRNPISENRTMPWCYTEENSGCLNWTYCDIDKCTGNFADSLPSVTFVCGGDSGMGDTE; encoded by the exons ATGATTCTTCGAATTGCCTTGTTCGCGCTTATTTTCTGTTGCGAAG GAACCAAGTCGCAATCACCCGCCACAGTCTGtaacggcgtcgtcgc AATCAATTGTCAAAACAAGCTAATAGCGATTAGCTCTGCTACGTTTGAAGAAGTGAACAGTTGTGCAGCTGGGATGCAAACTTCAGTTAATCCTCCTtgcaactcgtcgac CGCTGTTGACGTTGTAAAGACAGCATGCCAGTACAAGAACTATTGCAGGTTAGGGGCTGCTGATGTTACTTTCGGAACGACGTGCTCAGGCGCAATGCTGCTGAGTGTGTCCTACACATGTGTTTCCG GTCTACTGGGTGATCGTTATCTTCATCTGCTGAAAGTGACCAAGTCATCTGTTGAACTCGGGTGGCAAAAgtattcaaatgaagacAGCAATACAAAATACCTTATAGAAAGAAGATACGTTTCTTTGAGTCAACCAAGTGCCATTGCAGGACTGTCTTTCGAAGGTCTTGGCTATGTCAAATTTGATACTAATGCTTTTGGTGGCGGAAAAAAATTTACAACGAAACTTTCATTTCGAACTTCAGCTTCAAATGGGCTTCTCTTTGTTGCTTTCAAGAAAGGCTGGTCGTCGTATGCGTACTTGCAGCTGACGAATGGGAAGTTAAAATTCGCTGTGAAAGGCGATAAAGGCTCTGTAGATATTTCTTCAGTAGCCTCGTTGAATGACGGTCAGTTTCATTCAGTAGTGGCAGAAAAAAGGGAAAGCAATACAGATACTCTCAAACTCACTGTTGATGGAATCTTATCGTCTGTAGACGATAATGCCGGCGATCAGATTGACGCTAGCGTGGAAACGGTTTATGTTGGTGGAGTGACCTCGCGTCAGTGGGTCCAATCCGGCGTTTTGTCTCAAAAAGACGGATTCATCGGTTGCATAAATGTGACACAGCTTGACGACAACTCATTGGATTTACTGAAAAACGAGAGCTATGAGAATGTTCGCTGGAGCACCAATGGCTGTCCACCCGCTGTTCAGGCCGGAATGCATTTTCGAGGAGCAGGTTACGCTCAACTGAcgctgtcgtcttcttcaagcGGTCAGCTTCAATTCAGTTTCCGAATGCGAACGAGTTGGCCAAACGGTCTTCTTGTTGCTGCTTACAGCAGCGATAGaagcgattttctctttgttgaAACACGCATCGATGGACTAGATTTGAGATACAGAAAAGGTTTCGGGGTATCGGATGGACCCTTCCTTGTTCGCGTTCGACCAAGAACTCTGAGCTTGTGTGACGGCGCCTGGCACACAGTCATCGTCGAAATAGACACACTGTCTATAGTTGTTATTGTTGACGGCATTACAAACAGTACCTCTTCTGAAATAACTGACGTCCAGACGTATTCGTCTGAAATTATGGAAAACTTTTATCTCGGAGGCATGGAACACAAAGGCGTCTCACCAACAATGGACGAAGTAGCGCTTGGATATGGCGTGAACGTGACAAGTTATGGAGGCTGTCTGGCAGATTTCAAAGTAAATGGACAGCTGGTTGACttcgcaaaaaaaagattcgaCAGCTTGAACGTCAGCTTTGCCGGATGTCCGGACTTCGCGTGGGGTGGTCCAACGTGCATAGATCAAGTTCTTCACGTTGGCTCCAAAGGAAATGGGAAAGAAACTCTAAAGGACAATAATGAAGTCAAATCCTTTACAG AATCTTCCTCAGGGCCGTTGCCTCAGTTGGAGTACGACGGTACTTTGGGGAAAGGAACATTTCGATGGACCGGGCCACCGGCAATTGTCAAGAACGTCACGTCATACGAAATAGAATTCGCTGAAGTTTACCCGGGAACGACTGTTCAGCCATCGGCTTTGACCTTTAAAGATATCAAAAgtgtttctcttcctcatgTTTCTGACATTGCGGCGTTGACAATGTATACGTTTAAAATTACTGCTTCACTGACCAAGGGCTCCATCACGTCGGATTACGCTACTgtgacgacgaatggaagaG AATGCCGTCGGACTCTCTATCGCGGCGCGTCCTATCGCGGTTCGGCTGCCGTTAGCGCCGACGGCAAATCGTGCCTTAATTGGTCAGAGCTGAACACGTACTCGAATCTTCTCGCTCTCTATCCGGAAGCGGGTTTGGGCAATCATTCATATTGCCGCAACCCTATAtcagaaaatcgaacgatGCCGTGGTGCTACACGGAAGAAAACAGCGGGTGTCTTAATTGGACGTACTGTGATATAGACAAGTGCACTGGTAACTTCGCAGATAGTCTTCCCTCGGTAACATTTGTATGCGGAGGAGATTCTGGCATGGGAGACACCGAATGA
- the LOC136194198 gene encoding uncharacterized protein codes for MKKWSYCLCPKPSISISQPAFSPPASGRIDGTCLSLSTTVPSTVKMTVSTTTAGTSSATTAIPTTASAVSPSTTSGAAVSTFTISTLPSIKTSLPTSHLPSAPSETSSLISNPPTYQTASEGPSSATPSYLQSTGSIPTSAENSQPPHQIVTTAGTPTSASAKESGGSSPTYIGIGVGMGLLFIAIVVVVAVFARRRGRRQSTDAYDLKEQAMEMDLRSSRIHSPSYAVVSLFENEDYEYRDSSVFQRSSGLPAEYCQPALTETTSTAAQIFQNPLFEDDGNYEVPVNLAQSQAVSGKTAINELKDDIYWEPAKTEERLYDQLSTGKFRVLERSSVQLEEILGTGQFGTVERGIWTDKDSKSPIVVAVKTLKSESEENKVKFLQEAAIMGQFNHRNVVVMHGVVLTGRPLMVVLEILPKGDLKQFLQSIANEDTLPSDLPARLLQMSRDIAAGMEYLAKRCFVHRDLAARNVLLGEKLVCKIADFGLSRDLADDNYYVTKGGQIPFRWTAPEAINFRKYSTSSDVWSYGIVLYEIWTVGKRPYGNTKNRAVLDLLETGYRLPPPPGCSYAVYKLMIECWNPDHHKRPTFNAISTRLSQPDEMLLVNDANTESIQGSAGDDLEASESAYRFLQEGYKVSCAYN; via the exons ATGAAGAAGTGGTCATATTGCCTTTGTCCCA AGCCCTCAATTTCTATATCTCAACCTgccttttctcctcctgcAAGTGGAAGAATCGACGGCACctgtctttcgctttcgacaACTGTACCCAGTACAGTAAAAATGACGGTCTCTACCACGACCGCGGGTACCTCTTCGGCAACTACAGCTATTCCTACTACAGCATCAGCCGTCTCGCCTTCTACAACTTCAGGTGCCGCTGTCTCAACTTTTACAATATCGACTTTACCAAGCATTAAGACTTCCTTGCCGACTTCTCATCTTCCCTCGGCACCTTCTGAAACGAGTTCTCTGATATCTAATCCGCCAACCTACCAGACAGCTTCAGAGGGGCCTTCTTCAGCAACGCCGAGTTACTTGCAGTCAACCGGCAGCATCCCGACGTCGGCAGAAAACTCTCAGCCTCCTCACCAGATCGTCACAACGGCAGGGACTCCGACGTCAGCGTCAGCAAAAGAGTCTGGCGGTTCGTCTCCTACGTACATTGGAATAGGAGTAGGTATGGGGCTACTTTTCATTGCTATTGTTGTTGTGGTTGCCGTGTTTGCGCGTCGAAGAGGTAGACGCCAATCAACCGACGCGTACGATTTGAAAGAACAAG CCATGGAAATGGATCTGCGCAGTTCAAGAATACACTCGCCCAGCTACGCTGTCGTGTCGCTCTTTGAAAATGAAGATTATGAATACCGCGATTCGTCCGTGTTTCAAAGGTCGTCCGGGCTGCCTGCCGAGTATTGTCAACCGGCTCTcaccgaaacgacgtcgacagccGCTCAGATATTCCAAAACCCTCTATTTGAAGACGATGGTAACTACGAAGTACCTGTCAACTTAGCTCAGTCACAGGCCGTTTCCGGGAAGACG GCTATCAATGAGCTGAAAGACGACATCTACTGGGAGCCGGCAAAAACAGAAGAGAGACTGTATGATCAGTTAAGTACTGGAAAGTTTCGCGTCTTGGAAAGGTCTTCCGTTCAGTTGGAAGAAATACTGGGAACTGG TCAGTTTGGAACTGTTGAGAGAGGCATCTGGACGGATAAG GATTCCAAGTCTCCCATCGTCGTTGCTGTGAAAACGTTGAAATCAGAATCGGAGGAGAACAAGGTAAAGTTTCTTCAAGAGGCTGCTATTATGGGCCAGTTTAACCATCGAAACGTCGTGGTAATGCACGGAGTCGTCCTCACTGGGAGACCG TTGATGGTTGTTTTGGAAATTTTGCCGAAGGGTGATTTGAAGCAATTTTTGCAATCAATCGC AAACGAGGACACGTTGCCCTCGGATTTGCCTGCTCGACTACTGCAGATGTCTCGCGACATAGCAGCCGGAATGGAATATTTGGCAAAGCGCTGTTTTGTTCACAGG GATCTGGCGGCTCGTAACGTTCTACTTGGTGAAAAACTAGTTTGCAAG ATTGCGGACTTTGGCTTATCGAGAGACTTGGCCGACGACAATTACTACGTCACGAAAGGAGGACAAATTCCCTTCAGATGGACCGCTCCTGAg GCAATCAATTTCCGGAAGTATTCGACGTCCAGTGACGTATGGAGTTATGGCATAGTCCTCTATGAAATTTGGACCGTGGGAAAGCGTCCTTACGGCAATACGAAGAACCGCGCCGTTCTTGACCTACTGGAAACTGGCTATCGTCTTCCTCCACCTCCGGGCTGTTCCTACGCTGTCTATAAACTCATGATTGAGTGCTg GAATCCTGATCACCACAAACGACCCACCTTCAACGCAATATCCACTCGTCTCTCTCAGCCAGACGAAATGCTGTTGGTTAACGATGCGAATACCGAATCAATACAGGGAAGCGCGGGTGATGATTTGGAAGCGTCTGAGTCAGCGTACAGGTTTCTTCAGGAAGGATACAAGGTGTCGTGCGCCTATAATTAG
- the LOC136193991 gene encoding usherin-like — MILRIAVFVLIFYYEGTISQSPKTETSCNGDLKINCTSKLIAISSATFEKVNDCISRASVTPLCSSSKAVDVVRTACQNKNYCKIKAVGVTFGTKCSGKMLLNVSYTCLSGLQGDRYLRPLAVTESSVELQWRKHSNEDNNTKYVIERRDVPASQPSAIAGFSFEGFGYVNFDNSPFDGGKKFLTKLAFRTLAPNGLLFVAFKSDWSSYAYLQLTDGKLIFAVKSDIGSLNVSTTVTLNDGRFHTVEAEKRDKDRKTLKLTVDGTKKSSSYVRGGGKINVQVESVYVGGINSTQYVKDSVLSQTDGFIGCMNVEQLEKGKTLDLSKSQSYENVRWITNGCPPAVHAGMHFRGAGYAKLTLSPSSSSQLKVSFRMRTSWSNGLLLAAYSSGKGEFLFVESRVNGLDLRYRKGFGPSDGPFLVQVRPETVSVCDGAWHTVSLAVDTAFLVVTVDGVAHNTSCNITNVQMYSSDIMENVYLGGMDSTPKIVQKALGYGVNLTSYGGCLADFKVNEQLVDYVKKRIVSLNVSFAGCPDFTWEGPTCVDQVLRVDSKGEGEESLTDNNGVKAFTEYLYRLSVESGSGALVHTQWIVVRSGEDKSSKGPLPELEYDGSTGKGTFRWTGPPAIVKDDTSYKIEFAKVYPGTTVQPSSFKDIKGVSLPHLSDVAALTMYTFTITASLVSGSVTSSHSSATTSGRECRRTLYRGTSYRGSTAVSADGKSCLNWSELSTYTNLLALYPEAGLGNHSYCRNPISENRTMPWCYTEEIGGCLNWTDCDIDECEGFN, encoded by the exons ATGATTCTTCGAATTGCCGTGTTTGTGCTTATTTTCTACTACGAAG GAACAATATCGCAATCGCCCAAAACTGAAACATCCTGCAACGGCGATTTGAA aatcaactGTACAAGCAAGCTAATAGCGATTAGTTCTGCTACTTTCGAAAAAGTGAACGACTGCATATCGCGCGCTTCAGTTACCCCTCTTTGCAGCTCGTCTAA GGCTGTTGATGTTGTAAGGACGGCGTGCCAGAACAAAAACTATTGCAAAATAAAGGCTGTTGGTGTCACTTTCGGCACAAAGTGCTCAGGCAAAATGTTGCTAAACGTGTCGTACACATGTCTTTCCG GCCTACAGGGTGACCGTTATTTGCGCCCGCTGGCAGTGACAGAGTCATCAGTTGAACTTCAGTGGCGAAAGCACTCGAATGAAGACAACAATACGAAATACGTTatagaaagaagagacgttcCCGCGAGTCAACCAAGTGCCATTGCCggattttcttttgaaggcTTTGGCTACGTCAATTTCGACAATAGTCCTTTTGATGGCGGAAAGAAATTTCTAACGAAACTAGCATTTCGAACTTTAGCTCCAAATGGACTTCTCTTTGTTGCTTTCAAGAGTGACTGGTCGTCGTATGCATACCTACAGCTGACGGACGGAAAGTTAATATTCGCGGTCAAAAGCGATATAGGCTCCTTGAATGTTTCTACAACAGTGACTTTGAATGACGGTCGGTTTCATACGGTAGAGGCAGAGAAGAGAGATAAGGATAGAAAAACTCTCAAACTTACTGTTGATGGAACTAAAAAATCTTCTTCTTACGTACGAGGCGGCGGGAAGATTAACGTCCAGGTGGAAAGCGTTTATGTTGGTGGAATAAATTCGACTCAGTACGTCAAAGACAGCGTTTTGTCTCAAACAGACGGATTCATTGGATGTATGAATGTGGAACAGCTTGAAAAAGGCAAAACATTAGATTTATCGAAAAGCCAGAGCTATGAGAATGTTCGCTGGATCACCAATGGCTGTCCGCCCGCTGTTCATGCCGGAATGCATTTTCGCGGAGCAGGTTACGCAAAACTGACACTATCGCCTTCATCGAGCAGTCAACTTAAAGTCAGTTTTCGAATGCGAACGAGCTGGTCTAacggtcttcttctcgccgctTACAGCAGCGGTAAAGGcgaatttctcttcgttgAGTCACGCGTCAATGGGCTAGATTTGAGATACAGAAAAGGCTTTGGGCCATCGGATGGACCTTTCCTTGTTCAAGTTCGACCCGAAACAGTGAGCGTGTGTGACGGCGCGTGGCACACAGTGAGTTTAGCAGTAGACACGGCGTTTCTAGTCGTTACTGTGGACGGCGTTGCACACAACACCTCTTGCAATATAACCAACGTGCAGATGTATTCGTCTGATATTATGGAAAACGTTTATCTCGGTGGCATGGACAGTACACCGAAAATCGTCCAAAAGGCGTTAGGATATGGCGTGAACTTGACGAGTTATGGAGGCTGTTTGGCAGATTTTAAAGTCAACGAACAGCTGGTTGACTAtgtaaagaaaagaattgtGAGTTTGAACGTCAGCTTTGCCGGATGTCCAGACTTCACGTGGGAGGGTCCAACGTGCGTAGATCAAGTGCTTCGCGTTGAttcaaaaggagaaggcgaagaaagtCTAACGGACAATAATGGAGTCAAAGCCTTTACAG AGTATTTGTATCGACTTTCCGTCGAAAGCGGATCCGGCGCTCTCGTTCACACTCAATGGATTGTCGTACGCTCAGGAGAAGATA AGTCATCCAAAGGGCCGTTGCCCGAGTTGGAGTACGACGGTAGCACAGGGAAAGGAACTTTTCGATGGACCGGACCACCGGCAATTGTCAAGGACGACACGTCATACAAGATAGAATTTGCTAAAGTCTACCCGGGAACGACTGTTCAGCCATCATCGTTTAAAGATATCAAAGgtgtttctcttcctcatctTTCTGACGTTGCGGCGTTGACAATGTATACGTTTACAATTACGGCTTCACTAGTCAGTGGCTCGGTCACGTCAAGTCATAGtagcgcgacgacgagtggaaGAG AATGTCGTCGGACTCTCTATCGCGGCACGTCGTATCGCGGTTCGACTGCCGTTAGCGCGGACGGCAAATCGTGCCTCAATTGGTCAGAGCTGAGCACGTACACGAATCTTCTCGCTCTTTATCCGGAAGCGGGTTTGGGCAATCATTCGTATTGCCGCAACCCTATATCGGAAAATCGCACGATGCCGTGGTGTTACACAGAAGAAATCGGCGGGTGTCTTAATTGGACCGACTGTGATATAGACGAGTGCGAAG gttttaattaa